From one Motacilla alba alba isolate MOTALB_02 chromosome 8, Motacilla_alba_V1.0_pri, whole genome shotgun sequence genomic stretch:
- the DAB1 gene encoding disabled homolog 1 isoform X12 has protein sequence MMKLKGIVAAARSKGEHKQKVFLTVSFGGIKIFDEKTGLLQHHHAVHEISYIAKDITDHRAFGYVCGKEGNHRFVAIKTAQAAEPVILDLRDLFQLIYELKQREEMEKKAQKDKQCEQAVYQTILEEDVEDPVYQYIVFEAGHEPIREPETEENIYQVPTSQKKEGVYDVPKSQPVSLENGNLLLDIDENLVSVTQAVTQLELFGDMSTPPDVTSPPTPATPGDAFIPSSSQSLPASTDMFGSVPFSTAAVPSGYVAMGAVLPSFWGQQPLVQQQLAMGAQPPVAQVMQGGQPIAWGQPGIFPPTQQPWPSVAGQFQPTAFMPTQTVLPLQAAMFQGTIAPIATVPPTSDSNRSSPQTDRPRQKMGKEMFKDFQMAQPPPVPSRKPDQPSLSCTSEAFSSYFNKVGMAQEADDCDDFDISQLNLTPVTSTTPSTNSPPTPAPRQSSPSKSSASHTSDPAADDLFEEGFESPSKSEEPEAPDGSQASSNSDPFGEPTGDTISPQVGS, from the exons cTACTCCAGCATCACCACGCAGTTCATGAAATTTCCTACATTGCAAAGGATATCACAGACCACCGAGCGTTTGGATATGTGTGTGGAAAGGAGGGGAATCATAGATTTGTGGCAATAAAAACAGCCCAGGCA GCTGAACCTGTAATCCTGGACTTGCGAGACCTGTTTCAGCTCATCTACGAActgaaacaaagggaagaaatggaaaaaaaggcacaaaaggaCAAACAGTGTGAGCAGGCGGTATACCAG ACAATTTTGGAAGAAGATGTAGAAGATCCTGTATACCAG TACATTGTGTTTGAGGCTGGACACGAGCCCATCCGTGAGCCTGAAACGGAGGAAAACATTTATCAG GTTCCTACCAGCCAAAAGAAGGAAGGTGTTTATGATGTGCCAAAAAGTCAACCTGTAAGT CTGGAGAATGGAAACTTATTGCTGGACATTGATGAAAATCTTGTTTCAGTCACTCAG gCTGTTACCCAACTAGAGCTTTTTGGGGACATGTCCACTCCTCCTGATGTAACCTCTCCCCCA ACTCCTGCTACTCCAGGTGATGCCTTTATCCCATCTTCATCCCAGTCACTCCCTGCTAGTACAGACATGTTTGGTTCTGTACCTTTCAGCACTGCTGCCGTACCCTCAG GTTATGTTGCCATGGGAGCTGTCCTGCCCTCCTTCTGGGGACAGCAACCTCTTGTTCAACAGCAGCTGGCCATGGGTGCCCAGCCTCCAGTCGCTCAGGTGATGCAGGGAGGACAGCCCATCGCGTGGGGCCAGCCCGGCATCTTCCCTCCCACCCAGCAGCCGTGGCCATCCGTGGCTGGCCAGTTCCAGCCCACTGCCTTCATGCCAACACAAACTGTTTTGCCTTTACAAGCAGCCATGTTTCAAGGTACCATTGCTCCTATAGCCACCGTCCCGCCCACGAGCGATTCCAACAGATCGAGTCCGCAGACAGACAGGCCCAgacagaaaatgggaaaagaaatgtttaaggATTTCCAGATGGCTCAGCCTCCACCAGTGCCATCAAGAAAACCAGATCAGCCTTCCCTCAGTTGTACCTCAGAGGCCTTCTCAAGTTACTTTAACAAAGTTGGGATGGCACAGGAAGCAGATGATTGTGATGACTTTGACATCTCTCAGTTAAATTTGACTCCTGTGACTTCCACGACACCATCTACAAATTCAC CTCCTACCCCTGCACCCAGACAGAGTTCTCCATCAAAATCATCAGCATCTCATACGAGTGACCCTGCTGCAGATGACCTCTTTGAAGAGGGATTTGAAAGCCCAAGCAAAAGTGAGGAGCCAGAGGCT CCTGATGGGTCTCAGGCCTCCTCCAACAGTGATCCCTTTGGTGAGCCAACTGGTGATACTATAAGTCCACAGGTCGGTAGCTAG